Proteins from a single region of Sphingomonas sp. FARSPH:
- the tnpA gene encoding IS66-like element accessory protein TnpA, whose amino-acid sequence MATRIIEMVGPEPRRRFSEDDKARIVSEAMMPGASVLEVARRHRVCTSLVYRWRRTLLRDGVASEALPLPGPAFIPVEVAGAPMVPHSEPLGPGVVEVVGPAGQRIRLAPPIDARVLKTVLAGFA is encoded by the coding sequence ATGGCGACGCGAATTATCGAGATGGTTGGGCCTGAACCGCGCCGGCGGTTCAGCGAAGATGACAAGGCGCGGATCGTGTCGGAGGCGATGATGCCGGGTGCCAGCGTGCTGGAGGTGGCGCGGCGACACCGGGTGTGCACGTCGCTGGTGTATCGCTGGCGACGCACGCTGCTGCGCGACGGGGTGGCGAGCGAAGCATTGCCGTTGCCGGGGCCGGCATTCATTCCGGTCGAGGTGGCGGGCGCGCCCATGGTGCCGCATTCGGAGCCGCTCGGACCGGGTGTGGTGGAAGTGGTCGGCCCGGCCGGGCAACGCATCCGCCTGGCACCTCCCATCGACGCGCGGGTGCTCAAGACCGTGCTGGCGGGGTTTGCTTGA
- the tnpB gene encoding IS66 family insertion sequence element accessory protein TnpB (TnpB, as the term is used for proteins encoded by IS66 family insertion elements, is considered an accessory protein, since TnpC, encoded by a neighboring gene, is a DDE family transposase.) codes for MIGPPGGVRVYLAAGVTDMRKGFDGLAALVQQRLRQDPFGGAVYAFRGKRGDLVKLLWWDGQGLVLHAKRLERGRFTWPATADGVAVLTPAQLSMLLEGVDWRHPIRSSQPTLAW; via the coding sequence TTGATCGGGCCGCCGGGCGGTGTCCGGGTGTATCTGGCGGCCGGGGTCACGGACATGCGCAAGGGCTTCGACGGGCTGGCCGCGCTGGTACAGCAGCGGCTGCGCCAGGATCCGTTTGGCGGTGCGGTGTACGCCTTCCGGGGCAAGCGTGGCGATCTGGTCAAGCTGCTGTGGTGGGATGGTCAGGGTCTCGTGCTCCATGCCAAGCGTCTGGAGCGGGGCCGGTTCACCTGGCCGGCGACCGCGGACGGCGTCGCGGTGCTGACCCCGGCGCAGCTGTCGATGCTGCTCGAAGGGGTGGACTGGCGGCATCCGATCCGGTCCTCGCAGCCGACCTTGGCCTGGTAA
- the tnpC gene encoding IS66 family transposase gives MLIAAGAELEQLRMQVARLRRMAFGRSSEKLTHQADQLELGLEEREAEAATAAMPVVTRTRETARPYRQPLPDHLPRTEVVHEAPCVCPDCGGAMRRMGEDVTEQLDYVPASFRVVRHVRPRLSCRSCERIVQAPLPSMPIERGRPGAGLLAHVLVSKYANHLPLYRQSGIYARQGVDLARSTLADWVGRSAALLGPLVDALERHVMGGATLHADDTPVPVLAPGAGRTRTGRLWTYVRDERGAGGEAPPAVLFHYAPDRKGERPAGHLARFRGDLHADGYAGFDRLYGDRIAEVACWAHVRRKFFDVHAATGSPTAREALDHIAGLYAVERDVRGRLPDERRHARQARAGPLLDAFRQWLDATGPKLSRRSDLAVAIRYALARWQALTRYADDGRLEIDNNAAERSLRGIAVGRKNWLFAGSDQGGHRAASIYSLVETARLNGVDPEAWLADTIRRIADHPARRVAELLPWNYRPV, from the coding sequence ATGCTCATTGCTGCCGGCGCCGAGCTGGAGCAGTTGCGGATGCAGGTCGCGCGGCTGCGGCGCATGGCCTTCGGCCGTTCGTCGGAGAAGCTGACGCACCAGGCTGACCAGCTGGAACTCGGGCTGGAAGAGCGCGAGGCGGAAGCCGCCACTGCGGCGATGCCGGTGGTCACCCGGACACGGGAGACCGCCAGGCCGTATCGACAGCCGCTGCCCGATCATCTGCCCCGCACCGAGGTCGTGCATGAGGCACCGTGCGTCTGCCCCGACTGCGGTGGTGCCATGCGGCGCATGGGCGAGGACGTTACGGAACAGCTCGACTATGTGCCCGCCTCGTTCCGGGTCGTGCGCCACGTCCGGCCGCGGCTCAGCTGCCGGTCATGCGAGCGCATAGTGCAGGCGCCGTTGCCGTCCATGCCCATCGAGCGCGGTCGACCCGGTGCGGGGCTGCTCGCCCATGTGCTGGTGTCCAAATACGCCAACCATCTGCCGCTCTACCGCCAGTCGGGCATCTATGCTCGCCAGGGCGTCGACCTTGCCCGCTCCACGCTCGCCGACTGGGTCGGGCGCTCGGCCGCGCTCCTCGGCCCCTTGGTCGACGCGCTCGAGCGCCACGTCATGGGCGGCGCGACCCTCCATGCCGACGACACGCCGGTGCCGGTACTGGCCCCTGGTGCCGGTCGCACCAGGACGGGCAGGCTGTGGACCTATGTACGCGACGAGCGCGGGGCTGGCGGCGAGGCTCCGCCCGCCGTGCTGTTCCACTACGCGCCCGACCGCAAGGGCGAACGACCCGCCGGACATCTTGCCCGGTTCCGGGGCGATCTGCACGCCGATGGCTATGCCGGGTTCGACCGCCTCTATGGCGACCGCATCGCAGAGGTGGCCTGCTGGGCGCATGTCAGGCGCAAGTTCTTCGACGTCCATGCCGCAACCGGCTCCCCCACGGCCCGCGAGGCACTGGACCATATCGCCGGCCTCTATGCCGTCGAACGGGATGTGCGTGGCCGGCTCCCTGACGAGCGACGGCACGCGCGCCAGGCCAGGGCCGGACCGCTGCTCGATGCCTTCCGCCAGTGGCTCGACGCGACCGGACCGAAGCTGTCCCGGCGCTCCGACCTTGCGGTCGCCATCCGCTATGCGCTCGCCCGCTGGCAGGCGCTGACCCGCTATGCCGACGATGGTCGCCTGGAGATCGACAACAATGCCGCCGAGCGCTCGCTGCGCGGTATCGCCGTCGGGCGCAAAAACTGGCTATTCGCGGGCTCCGACCAGGGCGGGCACCGCGCCGCCAGCATCTACAGCCTGGTGGAAACCGCCAGGCTCAACGGCGTCGACCCCGAGGCCTGGCTGGCCGACACCATCAGACGCATCGCAGACCATCCGGCCCGCCGGGTCGCTGAACTGCTGCCGTGGAACTACCGGCCCGTTTGA
- a CDS encoding efflux RND transporter periplasmic adaptor subunit gives MRTPFLLVPLIIAGCGTEPSKSPAGPPAHAEPVAHEAELLKLTLTPQAQQRLGIALVRVASGSVSAARQVAGEIVVPPTSANGVPVNSTTNLQQIGSQQAAADAELARATAQARLARIALDRAASLVREEAGSVRGRDEAAAALAAAQAALGAARQQRQLLGPAVASIGSQATLWVRASVFGSDVGNVRRDGAATVRNLGEGGAPRSARPVQAPPSANTNAGTVDLYYAVDNRDRAFRVGQRVAVDLPLAGQTEGLSVPSAAILRDIYGGEWVYRKTAPDTFVRQRVEVASESGGWALLARGLASGAEVVTDGAAELFGTEFGAAH, from the coding sequence ATGCGCACACCCTTTCTTCTCGTCCCGTTAATCATCGCCGGCTGCGGCACCGAACCGTCCAAGTCGCCCGCAGGTCCGCCGGCCCATGCCGAGCCGGTCGCGCACGAGGCCGAACTGCTGAAGCTGACCCTGACGCCGCAGGCCCAGCAGCGACTCGGGATCGCTCTCGTCCGCGTCGCGAGCGGTTCGGTCAGCGCCGCGCGACAGGTGGCCGGCGAGATCGTGGTACCGCCGACCAGCGCTAACGGCGTGCCCGTCAACTCGACCACCAATCTTCAGCAGATCGGCAGCCAGCAGGCCGCGGCGGACGCCGAACTGGCGCGCGCGACCGCACAGGCGCGGCTGGCGCGGATCGCCCTCGACCGCGCCGCCAGCCTGGTGCGCGAGGAAGCGGGCAGCGTGCGCGGTCGCGACGAGGCCGCCGCGGCGCTGGCTGCCGCCCAGGCCGCGCTCGGCGCCGCACGCCAGCAGCGACAGCTCCTCGGACCGGCGGTCGCGTCGATAGGGTCCCAGGCAACCCTGTGGGTGCGCGCATCGGTGTTTGGCAGCGACGTGGGCAATGTCCGCCGTGACGGCGCCGCAACCGTTCGCAACCTGGGTGAAGGCGGTGCGCCGCGATCCGCACGACCGGTGCAGGCTCCGCCATCGGCCAACACCAACGCAGGCACCGTCGATCTCTACTATGCGGTCGACAATCGCGACCGGGCGTTCCGGGTCGGTCAGCGTGTTGCGGTCGACTTGCCGCTCGCCGGGCAGACCGAGGGACTTTCGGTGCCGTCGGCCGCGATCCTGCGCGATATCTATGGCGGCGAGTGGGTCTATCGGAAGACCGCGCCCGACACCTTCGTCCGTCAGCGCGTCGAGGTCGCATCGGAGAGTGGCGGTTGGGCGTTACTCGCGCGCGGGCTAGCGTCGGGCGCGGAGGTCGTGACCGATGGCGCGGCGGAGTTGTTCGGGACCGAATTCGGGGCGGCGCACTGA
- a CDS encoding phosphatase PAP2 family protein, with protein sequence MATLTMVWDRLRRRPELLLMVTLAVAAIVGFVVWKLGSEIREGETNAFDRSALYWVRDHLGGIAPLRAAMLDLTALGDTATLTLVVMLTAGFAAASRKTALAAFVVAEAGVGTSITALVKPWFGRARPDVVEHWAPFSSASFPSGHSANSAIVYLSIALLAAQWAPTRGGRVFLVGASIALVMGIGFSRVFLGVHWPTDVLAGWAVGSGWALVCLTILYVYGQKRALRSVEDGSR encoded by the coding sequence ATGGCGACGTTAACGATGGTGTGGGACCGTTTGCGGCGCCGGCCTGAGCTCCTGTTGATGGTCACGTTGGCCGTGGCTGCGATCGTCGGCTTCGTTGTCTGGAAACTCGGCTCCGAGATCCGGGAAGGCGAAACAAATGCCTTCGATCGTTCAGCCCTTTATTGGGTGCGAGACCATCTGGGTGGCATCGCACCCCTACGTGCCGCGATGCTTGATCTCACCGCATTGGGGGATACCGCAACCCTGACCCTCGTCGTGATGCTCACCGCCGGTTTCGCCGCCGCCAGTAGAAAAACGGCTCTGGCTGCCTTCGTTGTAGCCGAGGCAGGTGTTGGGACGTCGATCACAGCGCTCGTGAAACCCTGGTTCGGCCGGGCGCGTCCCGATGTGGTGGAGCACTGGGCGCCTTTCAGTTCCGCGAGCTTTCCAAGCGGCCATTCGGCGAATTCGGCGATCGTCTATCTATCGATCGCCCTGCTAGCCGCGCAATGGGCACCGACCCGTGGTGGCCGCGTGTTCCTTGTCGGCGCATCGATCGCATTGGTCATGGGCATTGGCTTTTCGCGCGTGTTCCTCGGTGTTCATTGGCCAACGGACGTGCTTGCAGGCTGGGCAGTGGGATCGGGTTGGGCACTCGTCTGCCTGACGATCCTCTACGTATACGGTCAGAAACGCGCTTTAAGGTCGGTCGAGGACGGGTCGCGCTAA
- a CDS encoding TrlF family AAA-like ATPase, which translates to MPDPNAGASLTIGAQWHRWDPHVHAPGTKLNDQFGGATSWDDYLGRLEQAQPTLRAIGVTDYYSLDCYERLRADKSAGRLPDCALLFPNIEMRLGIGTVRNAFVNVHLLVSPETYDHVSQIKRLLTRLTFRAHGETFACTPEELAALGRRSDPEIRDTVTALSEGSRQFKVSLDQLRDAYANSDWAQENVLIAVAGGSTDGASGVRDAADRTLRQEIEAFAHIIFASTPSQRDYWLGYKSSTADIIGRYGALKPCLHGSDAHSLEKVAAPDLNRYSWIKGAPHFDAVRQAQIEPAGRAWIGDAPPATASFSQVLSTVDLVDAPWAVTPRIPLNPGLVAIIGARGSGKTALADAIAHGCDATEDPPNAMSFLARASELLAGNSVRLTWGDGTTDTRPLDGSYDPDASDYPKARYLSQQFVDGLCSADGMTDALLAEVERVVFDAHDATSRDGAVDFQDLLEARVSRHRLAREREEEALISLSDRIGSEIEKTKGVAALAKQVEDKRQTVARYTADRARLVSKGTEERAERLAEVATAAEKAAGNVRWFTNREAALLVLRDEVADLRTNRAPATLRATKERHKASRIKGPDWAPFLLDYEGDVDALITAEVASARSGAAGWRGKPVAVPADMTVPLIAADADLSKQTQALLDAEVARLTKLVALDTDTQKRFTALTQKIAAENIELGKLSDRLADYQAAKDRIPPLLQDRESGYARVFDFILAEEQVLRDLYAPIRQRLEAEKGTLGKLSFSVRRSVDVERWATAGEKLLDLRHTGKFQGRGSVAERAERGLASAWRTGNAAAVTAAMASFRDDNQDELLEAARVPKGNPVDYRAWLKRFAQWLYSTDHIQVRYSVDYDGTDIRSLSPGTRGIVLLLLYLALDTEDDRPLIIDQPEENLDPKSIFDELVGLFIAAKAKRQVIMVTHNANLVVNTDADQIIIAEAGPREAGGLPEISYMAGGLEDAAIRERVCEILEGGEHAFRERARRLRVRFRR; encoded by the coding sequence ATGCCTGATCCCAACGCAGGCGCGTCATTGACGATCGGCGCGCAATGGCATCGCTGGGACCCGCACGTTCACGCGCCCGGCACCAAGCTGAACGACCAGTTCGGCGGCGCCACCTCATGGGACGACTATCTCGGTCGACTCGAGCAGGCGCAGCCAACGCTGCGCGCGATCGGCGTGACCGACTATTACAGCCTGGACTGCTATGAACGCCTCCGCGCGGATAAGAGCGCCGGGCGGCTTCCTGACTGCGCCCTGCTGTTTCCGAACATCGAGATGCGCCTTGGGATCGGCACGGTCCGGAACGCCTTCGTCAATGTGCATCTTCTGGTCAGCCCTGAAACCTACGATCATGTCAGCCAGATCAAACGCCTGCTCACCCGCCTGACCTTCCGTGCCCATGGCGAGACGTTCGCCTGCACGCCTGAGGAGCTGGCGGCGCTGGGACGCCGCAGCGACCCCGAGATCCGGGACACGGTAACGGCGCTCTCAGAAGGGTCACGGCAATTCAAGGTCTCGCTCGACCAGCTGCGCGACGCCTATGCGAACAGCGACTGGGCGCAGGAGAACGTGCTGATCGCGGTCGCCGGCGGCAGCACCGATGGCGCTTCGGGCGTGCGCGACGCAGCCGATCGGACGCTTCGCCAGGAGATCGAGGCGTTTGCGCACATCATCTTCGCAAGCACACCGTCGCAGCGGGACTATTGGCTGGGTTACAAGTCGTCGACCGCGGACATTATCGGCCGCTACGGCGCGCTGAAGCCCTGCCTCCACGGCAGCGACGCGCACAGCCTGGAGAAGGTGGCGGCTCCCGACCTCAACCGCTACTCGTGGATAAAGGGAGCACCACACTTCGACGCCGTGCGCCAGGCGCAGATCGAGCCAGCCGGCCGGGCGTGGATCGGGGACGCACCGCCTGCGACCGCAAGCTTTTCTCAAGTATTGTCGACCGTCGATCTGGTCGATGCGCCATGGGCGGTGACGCCCCGAATCCCGCTAAACCCCGGACTTGTCGCCATCATCGGTGCGCGTGGCTCCGGAAAGACCGCACTCGCGGACGCGATCGCGCACGGGTGCGACGCAACCGAGGATCCACCCAATGCCATGTCGTTCCTGGCGCGCGCTTCCGAGCTGCTCGCCGGCAACAGCGTCCGCCTGACCTGGGGTGACGGCACGACCGACACGCGGCCACTCGACGGCAGCTATGATCCCGACGCCTCGGATTATCCGAAAGCCCGTTACCTGTCCCAGCAATTTGTCGACGGCCTGTGCTCGGCCGACGGCATGACCGACGCTTTGCTCGCCGAGGTCGAGCGTGTCGTGTTCGATGCCCACGACGCGACCAGCCGTGATGGCGCAGTAGATTTCCAGGATCTCCTGGAAGCCCGGGTCAGCCGCCACCGTCTCGCACGAGAACGTGAGGAAGAGGCGCTGATCTCGCTGTCCGACCGCATCGGCAGCGAGATCGAGAAGACCAAAGGCGTGGCTGCCTTGGCCAAGCAGGTCGAGGACAAACGCCAGACGGTCGCCCGGTACACCGCCGATCGTGCGCGGCTCGTGTCGAAGGGGACGGAAGAAAGAGCCGAGCGTCTGGCGGAAGTCGCAACGGCTGCGGAGAAGGCGGCAGGCAATGTGCGGTGGTTCACCAACCGCGAGGCGGCGCTGCTCGTCCTGCGCGACGAAGTGGCCGACCTGCGGACCAACCGCGCACCGGCCACGCTGCGCGCCACGAAGGAGCGTCATAAGGCCAGTCGGATCAAGGGGCCGGATTGGGCACCATTCCTGCTGGACTATGAGGGCGACGTCGATGCTCTCATCACGGCCGAGGTGGCGAGCGCCCGTTCCGGCGCCGCGGGCTGGCGTGGAAAGCCGGTGGCCGTACCCGCGGACATGACCGTCCCGTTAATCGCCGCCGACGCCGACCTGTCGAAGCAGACGCAAGCCTTGCTCGACGCCGAAGTCGCACGGCTCACAAAGCTGGTGGCGCTCGACACCGACACCCAAAAGCGCTTCACCGCCCTGACACAGAAGATCGCGGCCGAGAACATCGAGCTCGGCAAGCTGTCTGATCGCCTGGCGGACTATCAGGCCGCCAAGGATCGTATCCCACCGCTGCTGCAAGATCGGGAAAGCGGCTATGCGCGGGTCTTCGACTTCATCCTCGCCGAAGAGCAAGTCCTGCGGGATCTATATGCACCAATCCGGCAGAGGCTGGAGGCCGAGAAAGGCACACTCGGCAAACTGTCATTTAGCGTGCGCCGGTCGGTCGATGTGGAACGCTGGGCCACGGCTGGGGAGAAGCTGCTCGACCTTCGCCATACCGGGAAGTTTCAGGGCCGCGGCTCCGTGGCGGAGCGAGCCGAGCGTGGCTTGGCGTCGGCGTGGCGCACCGGCAACGCGGCAGCGGTGACAGCGGCCATGGCCTCGTTCCGTGACGACAACCAGGACGAGCTGCTGGAGGCTGCGCGTGTGCCGAAGGGCAACCCCGTCGACTACCGGGCGTGGCTCAAGCGGTTCGCGCAGTGGCTCTATAGCACCGATCACATCCAGGTTCGCTACAGTGTCGATTATGACGGCACCGACATCCGGAGCCTGTCCCCCGGCACGCGCGGGATCGTGCTGCTCCTGCTCTATCTCGCGCTCGACACGGAAGACGATCGCCCGCTGATCATCGACCAACCCGAAGAGAACCTTGATCCCAAGTCCATCTTTGACGAGCTCGTCGGGCTGTTCATTGCTGCCAAGGCCAAGCGCCAGGTGATCATGGTCACGCACAATGCCAACCTCGTCGTCAACACGGACGCAGATCAGATCATCATTGCGGAAGCCGGGCCACGTGAGGCGGGCGGCCTGCCGGAGATCAGCTACATGGCGGGCGGCTTGGAGGACGCGGCCATTCGAGAACGCGTCTGCGAGATCTTGGAAGGCGGCGAGCACGCCTTCCGCGAACGAGCACGGCGGCTTCGCGTCCGCTTCCGGCGTTGA
- a CDS encoding DedA family protein, with product MDSWIQDLIAQLGYLGIAALMFAETVFPPLPSEVIMPFAGMESGRGVMALPGVIAAGTAGAMAGNIAWYLVARALGITRFDGLIERYGRWLTISRNDVDRGQRLFANGGALFVCVGRLVPTIRSIVSIPAGLLAMPFGQFVFWSLLGTTAWTSILAVAGSALGQGYGAVERFVGPISLGIIVLLVVAYVWRVATWRR from the coding sequence ATGGACAGCTGGATCCAAGACCTGATCGCGCAGCTCGGATACCTCGGTATCGCGGCTTTGATGTTTGCAGAAACGGTGTTCCCGCCACTGCCTTCCGAGGTAATCATGCCATTTGCGGGCATGGAGTCGGGTCGCGGCGTGATGGCGCTGCCGGGAGTGATCGCCGCAGGAACCGCGGGTGCGATGGCAGGAAACATCGCCTGGTATCTCGTCGCACGCGCGCTTGGCATTACGCGGTTCGACGGTTTGATCGAACGGTATGGCCGATGGCTCACTATAAGCCGGAACGACGTCGACCGCGGGCAACGCCTCTTTGCCAACGGGGGAGCGCTCTTCGTTTGCGTGGGACGTCTCGTGCCGACGATCCGCTCGATCGTATCGATCCCGGCAGGACTTCTGGCGATGCCATTCGGCCAGTTCGTTTTCTGGTCTCTCCTTGGTACCACCGCCTGGACGTCGATCTTAGCCGTCGCCGGCTCTGCCTTGGGGCAGGGCTATGGCGCGGTCGAGCGTTTCGTCGGACCGATCTCGCTTGGAATCATCGTCCTGCTCGTGGTTGCCTATGTCTGGCGGGTAGCGACATGGCGACGTTAA
- a CDS encoding AbrB/MazE/SpoVT family DNA-binding domain-containing protein: protein MTLQVTVTASGRMSLPADIRKRLGLAQGGAVYVDETDDGIVLRTAAQAVARAQALAKQFTGGNPEASVDAFLARRRDESGE from the coding sequence ATGACATTACAGGTCACAGTGACGGCCAGTGGTCGCATGAGCCTTCCGGCTGACATCCGAAAACGCTTAGGGCTTGCTCAAGGCGGCGCGGTATATGTCGACGAGACGGACGACGGGATTGTGCTCCGCACTGCAGCACAGGCCGTGGCGCGCGCTCAGGCGCTCGCCAAACAATTCACCGGCGGCAACCCCGAGGCGTCGGTCGACGCCTTCCTTGCCCGCCGACGCGACGAAAGCGGCGAATGA
- a CDS encoding type II toxin-antitoxin system VapC family toxin — protein sequence MSVVFDASALIAMLKGERGAAKVAGAIADARVSSVNYAEVVSHFIHAGMPAREVDAMLDPLPMSVVPVDKSLAQLAGRLRAVTAEAGLSLGDRVCLALAQRDGLPAWTSDLDWKKVADAAGVKVVAIR from the coding sequence ATGAGCGTCGTCTTCGATGCGTCTGCCCTCATCGCCATGCTCAAAGGCGAGCGCGGCGCGGCGAAGGTGGCCGGTGCCATCGCCGACGCGCGGGTGAGCAGCGTGAACTATGCCGAGGTTGTCAGCCACTTTATCCATGCCGGCATGCCTGCCCGCGAGGTCGACGCAATGCTCGATCCGTTGCCGATGAGTGTGGTGCCGGTCGATAAGAGTCTCGCTCAGCTTGCCGGCCGGCTTCGTGCCGTCACAGCCGAAGCGGGGCTGAGCCTGGGCGACCGGGTCTGTCTCGCGTTGGCGCAGCGCGACGGTCTGCCCGCCTGGACCAGCGATCTCGACTGGAAGAAGGTCGCCGACGCTGCCGGCGTCAAGGTCGTGGCGATCCGGTGA
- a CDS encoding IS3 family transposase (programmed frameshift), whose protein sequence is MKTTRKRYTGDFKAKVALEAIRGDLTLAELATKHGIHPTVIATWKRQAIDGMAATFSGATEAAKAAGDTEIEKLHAKIGQLVVERGFFVQGVRAMSVARRRQMIEREHASLSIAAQCRLVSISRSSFYYVPTPETAETLALMAVIDASFLDYPWYGSRQMARHLCRLGHAVGRRRVRRLMTKMGLAPIYQRPRTSDPHPEHRIYPYLLRDLEITRPGHVWCADITYLPMRRGFLYLVAVMDWASRRVLAWRLSNTMDAEFCVEALKEALARFGRPEIFNTDQCSQFTSADFTDVLRDAEVRISMDGSGRWMDNVFIEGLWRSLKYECVYLNAFETGSELRTGLGQWISYYNGQRPHSRLGGRTPDEVYGQIAATPYPGHAPDMAFTRMAA, encoded by the exons ATGAAGACGACGCGGAAGCGGTATACGGGCGATTTCAAGGCCAAGGTGGCGCTGGAGGCGATCCGGGGCGACCTGACGCTGGCGGAGCTGGCGACGAAGCATGGCATTCACCCGACGGTGATAGCGACGTGGAAGCGGCAGGCGATTGACGGCATGGCCGCGACCTTCTCGGGTGCGACCGAGGCGGCGAAGGCCGCGGGCGACACCGAGATCGAGAAGCTGCACGCCAAGATCGGGCAACTGGTGGTGGAGCGGG GATTTTTTGTCCAAGGGGTTCGCGCGATGAGTGTCGCGCGACGGCGGCAGATGATCGAGCGGGAGCATGCCAGCCTGTCGATCGCGGCGCAGTGCCGGCTGGTGTCGATCAGCCGGTCGTCATTTTACTATGTGCCGACGCCGGAGACGGCCGAGACGCTGGCGCTGATGGCGGTGATCGACGCCTCGTTCCTCGACTACCCCTGGTATGGCAGCCGTCAAATGGCGCGGCACCTGTGCCGCCTCGGCCATGCGGTCGGGCGTCGGCGGGTGCGGCGGCTGATGACGAAGATGGGACTTGCGCCCATCTACCAGCGCCCACGGACGAGCGATCCGCACCCGGAGCACCGGATCTACCCGTACCTGCTGCGCGATCTGGAGATCACCCGGCCGGGTCACGTCTGGTGCGCCGACATTACGTACCTGCCGATGCGGCGGGGCTTCCTCTATCTCGTCGCCGTCATGGACTGGGCGTCGCGGAGGGTGCTCGCCTGGCGGTTGTCGAACACGATGGACGCGGAGTTCTGCGTCGAGGCTTTGAAGGAAGCGTTGGCGCGCTTCGGCAGGCCCGAGATCTTCAACACGGATCAATGCAGCCAGTTCACCAGCGCCGACTTCACCGACGTGTTGCGCGATGCCGAGGTGCGGATCAGCATGGACGGAAGTGGCCGCTGGATGGACAACGTCTTCATCGAGGGGCTTTGGCGGTCGCTGAAGTACGAGTGCGTCTACCTGAACGCGTTCGAGACCGGCTCCGAGTTGCGGACCGGGCTCGGCCAGTGGATCAGCTATTACAACGGGCAGCGGCCTCACTCTCGCCTCGGCGGCAGAACGCCGGACGAGGTGTACGGGCAGATCGCGGCAACGCCATATCCGGGGCATGCCCCGGATATGGCGTTCACCAGAATGGCGGCGTAA